From Pseudovibrio sp. Tun.PSC04-5.I4, a single genomic window includes:
- a CDS encoding cobyric acid synthase codes for MTKKPAVMIQGTGSNVGKSVLVAGLARAFVRRGLSVQPFKPQNMSNNAAVTDDGGEIGRAQALQARGAKIATSVHMNPVLLKPESDCGSQIIVQGKRFGTLKASEFGRHKNSLLQYVMESFAQVESKADLVIVEGAGSPAEINLRSGDIANMGFAEAADIPVVLCGDIDRGGVIASLVGTHNVLLEDEAKRIKAFVVNKFRGDPLLFESGVKAVEERTQWPSLGVIPWFHRATDLPAEDALDLDAGQHKGAVKIVVPVISRIANFDDLDPLRMEENVTLDFVLPGEVIPGDADVVLLPGTKSTIADLAFFRAQGWDIDLYAHVRRGGQVLGICGGYQMLGKVISDPDGIEGAPGEVEGLGLLDVKTKLNSDKQTTLKTGRDLLRDTDVTGYEIHVGRTQGPDCARPLLDLGSHVDGAISESGLVSGCYLHGLFGSDTYRAAFLNGFGVASKLNYEARVEGALDALADHLEEHMDLDKLWEIAQIRSL; via the coding sequence ATGACCAAGAAACCCGCCGTCATGATTCAAGGCACTGGATCCAACGTTGGCAAGAGTGTGCTGGTTGCCGGACTGGCGCGTGCGTTCGTGCGCCGTGGATTATCCGTGCAGCCCTTCAAGCCGCAGAACATGTCCAACAATGCGGCTGTCACAGATGATGGCGGGGAGATTGGGCGTGCGCAGGCTTTGCAGGCCCGCGGTGCAAAAATTGCAACTAGTGTGCACATGAACCCTGTGTTGCTGAAGCCGGAAAGTGACTGTGGCTCCCAGATTATCGTTCAGGGTAAGCGCTTTGGGACTTTGAAAGCGTCGGAGTTCGGTCGTCATAAAAATTCGTTACTTCAATATGTTATGGAGAGTTTTGCGCAGGTTGAATCAAAGGCTGATCTGGTCATTGTAGAAGGTGCCGGATCTCCTGCGGAGATTAATCTTCGGTCTGGCGACATCGCAAACATGGGTTTTGCGGAAGCGGCTGATATTCCCGTGGTTTTGTGCGGGGATATTGATCGCGGCGGCGTGATTGCCTCTTTGGTTGGCACACATAATGTTTTGCTGGAGGATGAGGCTAAGCGCATAAAAGCTTTTGTTGTCAATAAGTTCAGGGGTGATCCTTTGCTTTTTGAATCCGGTGTGAAAGCCGTTGAAGAGCGGACACAATGGCCAAGTCTTGGTGTTATACCGTGGTTTCATCGCGCGACTGATCTACCTGCGGAAGATGCGCTTGATCTGGATGCGGGTCAGCACAAGGGCGCGGTGAAAATTGTGGTGCCAGTCATCAGCCGCATTGCCAACTTTGATGACCTTGACCCGTTGCGCATGGAAGAAAATGTAACGCTGGACTTCGTATTACCCGGCGAAGTTATACCCGGCGATGCGGACGTGGTTTTATTGCCGGGCACAAAATCCACCATTGCTGATTTGGCTTTCTTCCGGGCGCAAGGCTGGGATATCGACCTATACGCGCATGTTCGTCGAGGCGGTCAGGTGCTTGGTATTTGTGGCGGCTATCAGATGTTGGGCAAAGTCATTTCTGATCCTGATGGGATTGAAGGTGCGCCGGGAGAAGTTGAAGGTCTTGGCCTGCTGGATGTGAAAACAAAGCTGAATTCAGATAAGCAAACCACCTTGAAAACGGGTCGCGATCTTTTGCGGGACACAGATGTAACTGGTTATGAGATCCATGTAGGGCGCACGCAGGGACCTGATTGCGCAAGGCCACTGTTGGACCTTGGGAGCCATGTTGATGGTGCCATCTCAGAAAGTGGGTTGGTTTCTGGTTGTTATCTACATGGTTTGTTTGGATCAGATACCTATCGCGCTGCGTTTTTGAATGGCTTCGGTGTTGCTTCCAAACTCAATTATGAGGCTCGCGTTGAAGGTGCGTTAGACGCTCTTGCAGATCACCTTGAAGAGCACATGGACCTTGATAAGCTTTGGGAAATTGCGCAGATCCGTAGCTTATAG
- the cbiB gene encoding adenosylcobinamide-phosphate synthase CbiB — protein MLLYEHTLWVLLGAIILDALIGDPNWLWRSLPHPVSLIGRVISALDKGANKPAFSAKRRKQNGLATLLLLVSVALAIGMLLEEAFRALAYGEIGVAIISMTLIAQKSLYQHVARVRDALAHGGLTEGRKAVSMIVGRNPDYLDEAGVSRAAIESCAENFSDGVVAPILWFAVLGLPGILMYKAVNTADSMIGHKNEKYEAFGWASARFDDLINLPASRLSGLLIYGASLILRKDAKAAFSTMVREAKDHRSPNAGWPEAAVAGALGVALAGPRQYAEYKVEDPFMNPTGRKEATAQDINGTLKLMAVSCCILAGVILVLALL, from the coding sequence ATGCTCCTTTATGAACATACGCTCTGGGTGCTTTTAGGCGCAATAATACTGGATGCACTGATTGGTGATCCAAACTGGCTTTGGAGATCTTTGCCTCACCCCGTATCGCTTATAGGGCGCGTTATCTCGGCACTGGACAAAGGCGCGAACAAGCCTGCGTTCTCAGCTAAACGTCGGAAACAAAACGGCTTAGCTACGCTCCTGCTCTTGGTGTCCGTTGCACTTGCCATTGGCATGTTGCTGGAAGAAGCCTTTCGTGCTCTTGCATACGGCGAGATTGGTGTCGCAATTATTAGCATGACGCTCATTGCGCAAAAGAGCCTGTACCAGCACGTAGCAAGAGTACGAGACGCCCTCGCGCACGGCGGTTTGACTGAAGGCCGCAAAGCCGTTTCCATGATCGTCGGCCGTAATCCAGATTATCTGGATGAAGCCGGTGTCAGCAGAGCAGCTATTGAATCGTGCGCCGAGAACTTCTCAGACGGAGTTGTCGCACCAATCCTCTGGTTTGCCGTGCTCGGCCTTCCCGGCATCCTAATGTACAAAGCCGTTAACACAGCGGACAGCATGATCGGCCACAAAAACGAGAAGTATGAAGCGTTTGGTTGGGCGTCAGCACGGTTTGATGATCTCATCAACCTACCTGCCTCGCGCTTGTCTGGCCTGCTCATCTACGGTGCAAGCCTCATATTGCGGAAAGATGCCAAAGCCGCATTCTCAACCATGGTGAGAGAAGCTAAGGACCACCGCTCCCCCAATGCAGGTTGGCCAGAAGCCGCTGTCGCAGGCGCTTTAGGTGTGGCCCTTGCAGGACCCCGTCAATATGCGGAATACAAGGTAGAAGACCCTTTCATGAACCCGACGGGCCGAAAGGAAGCCACCGCACAGGATATCAACGGCACACTGAAACTCATGGCCGTTTCCTGCTGCATACTTGCAGGCGTAATCTTGGTCCTTGCCCTCCTATAA
- a CDS encoding DNA cytosine methyltransferase — MSVQTISVPKAPLFDHMNMPLDQIPTRGQELIIDAFAGGGGASTGIEMALRHSPDIAINHCVKALAMHAQNHPDTIHLPESVWEVDLMTYTNGRPVGLLWASPDCRHFSRARGSKPTSKSVRMLAWSVVNFSQKLGSKRPRIIILENVPEFQGWEDFDAWKAALNKLGYNLEFRILRACDYGAPTIRKRLFMIARRDRKIIRWPAPTHGDPGGEEVKAGKLLPWKTAADCIDWSIPCPSIFERKRPLVDNTMSRIAADIKKFVLDTPEPFILNMSHSGSLEPLTKPFSTIKTEKGGCRALVVPYLHKYYGPKKRGEVRGHPLNEPAHTVTTENRHALVAAFLAQHNFDVVGRAADAPLSTITARATQQTLVTSHLIKLRGTCRHGQTVTEPMPTLTAGGNHAGEVRAFLTSYYGSSIEQVADTPLGTVTTRDRHGLVCVDVGGEPYIITDIGMRMLTPAELYRAQGFPDDYRISFDYNGKPFPKTEQTAKCGNSVCPPVAKAIVEANLPECISYEVTA, encoded by the coding sequence ATGTCAGTTCAAACCATCAGTGTGCCCAAAGCACCGCTATTCGATCACATGAATATGCCGCTCGATCAGATCCCCACACGAGGGCAAGAGCTCATCATTGACGCCTTTGCGGGCGGCGGCGGAGCCTCAACAGGTATTGAGATGGCTTTGAGGCATTCTCCAGATATAGCGATCAACCATTGTGTGAAAGCCCTCGCAATGCACGCACAGAACCACCCGGACACCATCCATTTGCCGGAAAGTGTGTGGGAAGTTGATCTCATGACCTACACGAATGGACGCCCTGTGGGTCTGCTGTGGGCTTCTCCAGATTGCCGACACTTTTCTCGCGCTAGAGGTAGCAAACCAACATCAAAATCAGTGCGCATGCTTGCTTGGTCTGTGGTCAATTTCAGCCAGAAGTTAGGATCTAAACGCCCACGTATCATCATTCTGGAGAACGTTCCTGAATTCCAAGGGTGGGAAGATTTTGATGCGTGGAAAGCTGCCCTCAATAAATTGGGCTACAATCTCGAATTTCGAATTTTGAGGGCCTGCGATTATGGCGCCCCAACTATCCGTAAAAGATTGTTTATGATCGCTCGCCGCGATCGTAAGATTATCCGTTGGCCCGCACCTACCCACGGAGACCCCGGTGGCGAAGAAGTCAAAGCCGGCAAACTATTGCCGTGGAAGACCGCAGCAGACTGCATTGACTGGTCTATTCCTTGCCCATCAATTTTTGAGCGCAAACGTCCGCTGGTCGATAACACAATGAGCCGCATTGCTGCGGACATCAAAAAGTTTGTGCTGGATACGCCTGAGCCGTTCATCCTCAATATGAGCCATAGTGGGAGCCTTGAGCCACTTACGAAGCCATTCAGCACGATTAAGACTGAAAAAGGCGGATGCAGAGCGCTTGTTGTACCTTATCTACACAAGTACTACGGACCAAAAAAACGAGGAGAAGTTCGCGGGCACCCATTGAATGAGCCTGCGCACACCGTAACGACAGAAAATCGTCACGCGCTTGTTGCTGCCTTTTTAGCTCAGCACAACTTTGATGTCGTGGGACGGGCAGCGGATGCGCCACTTTCTACAATCACAGCAAGGGCAACACAACAAACCCTCGTCACCAGCCACCTGATTAAACTGCGCGGCACCTGCAGGCATGGACAAACAGTTACAGAGCCAATGCCGACACTTACCGCTGGTGGAAACCATGCAGGTGAAGTGAGGGCATTCCTGACCTCTTACTATGGCTCAAGTATTGAGCAAGTTGCTGATACGCCGCTTGGGACTGTGACCACCAGAGACCGCCACGGATTGGTGTGCGTTGATGTCGGCGGTGAGCCTTACATCATAACAGACATTGGCATGCGTATGCTCACACCGGCGGAACTCTATAGAGCGCAAGGCTTTCCAGATGATTACCGCATCAGCTTCGACTACAACGGCAAGCCTTTTCCAAAAACAGAGCAGACGGCAAAATGTGGCAACAGCGTTTGCCCGCCAGTCGCCAAAGCAATTGTTGAAGCCAACCTCCCCGAGTGCATTTCCTATGAGGTCACAGCATGA
- the cobO gene encoding cob(I)yrinic acid a,c-diamide adenosyltransferase has protein sequence MTSKTEMSEAELDARHADKMRKKKAARDKIMTTKTIEKGLLIVHTGKGKGKSTAGFGMVFRSLGHGHRVAVVQFVKGRLETGERMALDRFSDLVTIKRMGEGFTWETQDRQRDITAARAAWDAAKELICCGEHKLVLLDELNIVLRYDYIPIDEIVAFLRDEKPEDVHVVITGRNAKDELIEIADLVTEMTQIKHPFRSGVKPQEGIEF, from the coding sequence ATGACCAGCAAGACTGAAATGAGTGAAGCGGAACTGGATGCGCGCCATGCTGACAAGATGCGCAAGAAGAAAGCCGCTCGCGATAAAATCATGACCACCAAGACCATCGAGAAGGGCTTGCTGATCGTCCACACCGGCAAAGGAAAAGGCAAATCCACTGCCGGTTTTGGTATGGTCTTCCGCAGCTTGGGTCATGGTCATCGCGTTGCTGTTGTTCAGTTTGTCAAAGGCCGCTTGGAAACTGGCGAACGCATGGCGCTGGATCGGTTCTCCGATCTTGTCACCATCAAACGCATGGGTGAAGGCTTTACCTGGGAAACGCAGGATCGTCAGCGCGATATTACCGCCGCTCGTGCCGCCTGGGATGCAGCAAAGGAGCTCATCTGTTGCGGAGAGCATAAGCTTGTGCTGCTGGATGAGCTGAATATTGTACTGCGGTACGATTATATCCCGATTGATGAAATCGTTGCATTCCTTCGTGATGAGAAGCCTGAGGATGTTCATGTGGTTATCACTGGCCGCAATGCCAAGGACGAGTTGATTGAGATTGCGGATCTGGTCACCGAAATGACCCAGATTAAGCATCCGTTCCGCTCCGGTGTAAAGCCGCAAGAAGGCATCGAGTTTTAA
- a CDS encoding tyrosine-type recombinase/integrase: MNTTRFKGVHTEPDRHGNVRRYFRKDRQSRRIRLREEPGTQAYLDEIARAQLGLSQPGPQSKGKSKKTIRKIQGTFGWLAEEYLSRVAPTFAKSTIDQKRRTLTAIGDETCLSASGSALRDMDYRGLSKAHVIKLRDQKVRTPEAANHRVKALSALFEWACNEAEIAELNPAHGVKKFKSSSTGHHTWTHDEMEQFTAHHKPGTKAHLCYTIIRYTGLRISDVSRLGPQHIYTDQETGLQHFKIAPMKNENNTATVIDMPVLPPLAAAIKDMNSQNTFIETIWGKQYSIKGLGNRFSSWSDQASLPHCSAHGIRKADAVIAAEQGATAHELLSMFGWEKLSTAEIYTKKANTKKLSQTGSSKLLKK, encoded by the coding sequence ATGAACACGACCAGGTTCAAAGGTGTGCACACAGAGCCTGACCGGCATGGCAATGTTCGCCGCTATTTCCGGAAGGATCGTCAGTCACGCCGGATCCGCTTGAGAGAGGAGCCGGGAACGCAGGCCTATCTAGATGAGATTGCCCGCGCACAACTCGGATTGTCTCAACCTGGCCCACAATCAAAAGGCAAGTCCAAGAAGACCATTAGGAAAATACAAGGAACTTTCGGCTGGCTAGCTGAAGAGTATCTCAGCCGAGTTGCGCCAACGTTTGCAAAATCGACCATAGATCAGAAGCGCAGAACACTCACAGCCATTGGTGATGAGACATGCTTGAGCGCCTCAGGGTCAGCCTTACGAGATATGGACTACCGAGGTTTAAGCAAAGCTCACGTCATCAAATTACGTGATCAGAAAGTAAGGACACCGGAGGCTGCAAACCACCGCGTGAAGGCTCTTTCCGCTCTATTCGAATGGGCGTGTAACGAGGCAGAAATCGCAGAGTTGAACCCAGCTCACGGAGTAAAAAAATTCAAGTCCAGCTCAACCGGACATCATACCTGGACACACGATGAGATGGAGCAATTTACCGCTCATCACAAGCCTGGTACAAAAGCTCATCTGTGTTACACGATCATTCGTTACACAGGTTTGCGCATTTCGGACGTATCAAGACTTGGTCCCCAGCACATATACACAGACCAAGAGACGGGGCTGCAGCACTTCAAAATAGCACCCATGAAGAATGAGAATAACACTGCCACTGTAATCGACATGCCAGTACTCCCACCACTTGCAGCAGCTATCAAAGACATGAACAGCCAAAACACCTTCATTGAAACAATATGGGGCAAGCAATACTCCATCAAAGGACTAGGGAATCGTTTTAGCAGTTGGAGCGACCAAGCAAGTTTGCCTCATTGCTCCGCGCATGGAATCCGGAAAGCTGATGCAGTAATAGCAGCGGAACAAGGCGCTACCGCCCATGAGCTTCTAAGCATGTTTGGTTGGGAAAAACTGAGCACAGCCGAGATTTACACGAAGAAAGCCAACACGAAAAAACTGAGCCAAACAGGCTCCTCAAAGTTGCTAAAAAAGTGA
- a CDS encoding alkane 1-monooxygenase: MVFNMLDQNGMQSIYKDAKRYWWLVAYVSSSVTLATVALYAYFQYTAILFIPLIYFFIVIPSLDALIGEDPYNPPDDVLVKMSEDPYYSRLVRWLVPYAWVNLFAGVWLIGTYDLPVWLVVIFAFGKGLFGSGTIMLAHELGHKLNKTDQLLAKLANAVVGYGHFCIEHNRGHHVHVATCEDPASSRMGENIYAFALREIPGTFVRGWFHEKKRLQRKGHHLWSVHNDILQGYALTWSVLIICTALFGWKVLLLLVIQSVVAWYGLTQANYVEHYGLLRQKDENGKYERCQPRHSWNTNHIFSNLSTFHLQRHSDHHANPLRPYQALRNYPDLPSLPSGYPGCFALAAIPPLWFRVMDPKVMEWAGGDITKVNRA; encoded by the coding sequence ATGGTTTTCAATATGCTGGATCAAAATGGCATGCAGTCCATCTATAAGGATGCCAAACGTTATTGGTGGCTGGTAGCCTATGTTAGTAGCAGCGTCACGCTCGCAACCGTCGCGCTTTATGCTTACTTCCAATACACCGCAATCCTTTTCATACCGCTCATCTATTTCTTTATTGTCATCCCATCATTAGATGCCTTAATCGGCGAGGACCCCTACAATCCGCCTGACGATGTTTTAGTGAAGATGTCTGAGGACCCGTATTACAGCCGCCTTGTGCGTTGGCTTGTGCCATATGCATGGGTAAACCTTTTTGCCGGTGTTTGGCTGATCGGCACCTATGACCTGCCAGTTTGGTTGGTCGTGATATTTGCATTTGGCAAAGGCTTATTTGGGTCCGGTACAATCATGTTGGCTCATGAATTGGGTCACAAACTCAACAAAACAGACCAACTTCTCGCAAAACTGGCCAATGCTGTCGTTGGGTATGGACACTTCTGCATCGAGCATAATCGCGGCCATCATGTCCATGTGGCAACCTGTGAAGATCCCGCCAGCTCGCGCATGGGAGAAAACATCTACGCCTTTGCACTCCGTGAAATCCCCGGAACCTTTGTGCGTGGCTGGTTTCATGAGAAGAAAAGACTTCAGCGAAAAGGGCACCATCTGTGGTCTGTTCACAATGATATTCTGCAAGGCTACGCCCTCACCTGGAGTGTCCTGATAATCTGCACAGCGTTATTTGGCTGGAAGGTCCTGCTTCTGCTTGTCATTCAAAGTGTCGTGGCATGGTACGGCCTGACACAAGCAAATTATGTGGAGCACTACGGCCTGTTGCGGCAGAAAGATGAAAACGGCAAATATGAGCGCTGCCAACCGCGCCATTCATGGAACACAAATCACATTTTTTCGAACCTGAGTACGTTCCACTTGCAACGTCATTCAGACCATCACGCCAACCCTTTACGACCCTATCAGGCCCTTAGAAACTACCCAGATCTTCCCAGTTTGCCAAGCGGATACCCCGGTTGTTTTGCGCTCGCAGCTATTCCGCCCTTATGGTTCCGCGTCATGGATCCGAAAGTTATGGAGTGGGCTGGAGGAGATATCACCAAGGTCAACAGAGCATAA
- the cobD gene encoding threonine-phosphate decarboxylase CobD, whose product MKHGGDISTAIESYGGNAGEWLDLSTGINPVPYPAAHLISQQGLISLPTQQAEAELYKAARRAYGIPEGLGVAIAPGTQAIISALPRLLQPDTPISIVSPTYSSHEESWSAAGNPVEIISAHDLEQHQSPNCLLVNPNNPDGAVQTPEQLLKLATTQKEQGGYLIVDEAFMDVMPQNSVVPLISDENILVLRSFGKFFGLAGVRLGFLIGPKQITDKLQQVFGSWAVSGPALDIGTAALHDLNWQNDMRSFLSKEMHIFADQLRAQNLSILGKTDLYILIEHQNAHQLHELLAQQKIWTRVFDYSTTWMRLGLPPHKNERDKFIKALKKAQEQMQHHAPL is encoded by the coding sequence ATGAAACATGGTGGGGACATTTCAACCGCTATCGAAAGTTACGGTGGGAATGCTGGAGAGTGGCTGGATCTTTCAACCGGGATCAATCCAGTCCCCTACCCAGCTGCCCATCTTATCTCCCAGCAAGGCCTCATCAGTCTGCCAACACAGCAGGCAGAGGCCGAGCTCTATAAGGCTGCAAGACGAGCCTACGGGATTCCTGAGGGTCTTGGAGTTGCGATTGCTCCCGGGACACAAGCAATAATCTCAGCCTTACCGCGTCTGCTGCAACCAGACACACCGATATCCATTGTCAGCCCCACCTACTCTTCTCACGAGGAAAGCTGGAGTGCGGCAGGTAACCCGGTAGAGATCATTTCCGCGCATGATTTGGAACAGCACCAATCACCGAACTGTTTGCTTGTGAACCCCAATAATCCAGATGGTGCGGTCCAAACACCCGAGCAGCTCCTCAAGCTTGCGACTACACAAAAAGAGCAAGGTGGCTATCTTATTGTCGATGAAGCATTCATGGATGTCATGCCGCAAAATTCAGTGGTTCCTCTCATATCAGATGAGAACATTCTGGTGCTGCGCAGCTTCGGTAAGTTTTTTGGTTTGGCAGGTGTGCGTCTGGGCTTTCTCATTGGTCCCAAACAGATCACAGACAAGCTGCAGCAAGTGTTTGGCAGTTGGGCTGTCTCCGGTCCCGCGCTGGACATTGGCACAGCCGCGCTACACGATCTGAACTGGCAGAATGATATGCGCAGCTTTCTGAGTAAAGAAATGCATATCTTTGCAGATCAGCTCAGAGCACAAAACCTTAGTATCCTCGGCAAAACGGATCTTTATATCCTCATCGAGCACCAAAACGCGCACCAGCTGCATGAGCTACTCGCACAGCAAAAAATCTGGACGCGTGTATTTGATTACAGCACCACATGGATGAGGTTAGGTCTCCCACCGCACAAGAATGAACGCGATAAATTCATCAAAGCTCTCAAGAAAGCGCAGGAGCAGATGCAACACCATGCTCCTTTATGA